From Ardenticatenales bacterium:
GTAGTTCGTATTCGAGGACGCGCATGTAGAGGGACTCGACGCCGAGGAGGTAGTCGGAGAGTTCCAGGTAGGCGCACGCTTGTTGGAAGGCGCCGGTGTAGCCTTCTTCGTCGCTCCAACCAAAGATGCGGTGGTCGGGAATGCCGGCATCTCTCGCCTTCATCGCCTCCAGATTGGGAATAATGATGGCCGGGTCGTCATCTGCCGGCAAAAACAGCACAATAGGCCGCTCGCTCAAATGACTGTGAATGCCACTCACATACACCATATTCGGACCGGGGACCAGGGCGATCCCATCCAGGCCATTGTCCAGAACTTCTTCCGTCAGCCGCTCCAGGCGTTCTTGCTTCATACCGATTCTCCTCCAAAACCGGAACGTGGATGAACACGAAACCCGCGCACAAAACTAAATCCGCGCCATCCGCAACTATCCGCTTCAACTGCGAAATCTGCCACTCTCTGCTTCATCTGCGAAATCTGCGTAATCTGTGACCATCTTCCTCATCCGTGACCGTGACCATCTTCGTCCCTCGCCGCCCGCTCCAGCACGGCCAGTGGCACGCCTGGCTGCACGGACTCGCCGGCAGCGCAGTTGACGGCAGTGACTATGCCATCGTAAGGGGCTTCGATGGGGATGACCATTTTCATGGATTCCAGCAGGATGAGTTTGTCGCCGGCGCGCACTTCGCGGCCAACGTCCACGAGAACCTGGGCGACGATGGCGGGAATCGTGGCGGAAAGGGAGGTGTCGGCTCCCTGTTCGGGGGGGGCGGCGCGTTCGGGGATGCGTTCGTAGGCGAAGAGTTGGCCATTGACCCATAGTTGGCGGCGGCCGTTGTCGAGGGAAATGCCGGCAGCCCGCACCCGCGCCGCCGAATTATTCTCCACCCCCACCCGTTCCAACAAAAAAGCTGCGCCCTCTTCTTGCAGCAGCCGCACTGTCGTCGTCTCCGCCCCCCGCGTCACGTGCAGCAAATCCCCCTTACGCACCACTTCCACCGTTTCCTCGGCCTCATTCAACTTGATTTTCAGTTTCATAACCGCCCTTTGTCTCGTTGCGCGGATTTCGCCGACACTTCTCCATCCGCGTTCCCTTCTTACCATACCCGCCCATTATACTTGCGGATGTGGGGAGAACCAGATACACGCGTGAATCCTCATCAAGCAGTCAGTTACCCCAATCAAGCGGATGGCGTTTCCGTTCGTTTCACGATCACCGTCGTAAAATCGTCTTGATGCACAGCTTCCCCGCTGTACGCTTGCACCGCCAACCACAGCCGATCACAGATCGCCTCCGCGTTTTCGTGGCGATGAGCCATGAGCAAACTTCCGACGCGATCCAGGCCAAATTGACGCTCGGCGGCATCCACTGCTTCGTATAAGCCATCGCTGAACAGCAGCGCCAGACCCCCTTTCGGTATCGTACATTGTTGCTGGTCAATGCGCGGATTGTCGAACAGGCCCAACGGCTGCCCCGTCTCAACAGGGATTTTCACGAACTTTCCCTGCTGTTCCAGCACGATAGGCGGTAAGTGCCCGGCGCGGGAATAGGACATGCGCCCCGTTTCATAATCCAGCACGCAGTACAACAGCGTTACGAACATCTGCGCGTTCATGCGCAGCAGAAATCGATTGACGTTCTGCAAAAGCTCACGTTGGTCGCTTGTCCGCCCTGTTTCGACGCGCACCAGGCTAAATGTGACCGCCATGAACAAAGCTGCCGGCAATCCCTTGTCCGATACATCGCCGATAACAATACAGAGACGCTGATTATCCAGGGGGATTACGTCGTAGAAATCGCCTCCCACGGCACGGGCGGGAATGATCAGCGAACCGAAATCATAGCCCGGATGCCGCGGCCAAAGCGTCGGCAGGATGCTTTTTTGCGCCTGCCGTGCCAGCTCCATTTCGCTTTCCATCTGGTTGAGCAAACGTTGCGTCTCGTTAAAAAGGCGGGCGTTTTCCAACGACTGGCTCATGCTGTTCGTGAGCGCCATCAAGA
This genomic window contains:
- a CDS encoding SpoIIE family protein phosphatase; this translates as MSQDIDRIQETVVGMPASPEDRRSQSFMAQAVQAEQRGEWEKAAGYYRHVLDQRAVELALINSVQQGLSSKYEMQAIYDLVGDQLRDTFNAQVVMISQYDAQTERIYHHYAIERGQHLQIPGWHPIDVSRARVVRTKKPLMINQAEINDLLGTQKMAVVPGTEVPKTWLGVPLMVGDEARGIVSLQNLDIENAFSPSDIALLMALTNSMSQSLENARLFNETQRLLNQMESEMELARQAQKSILPTLWPRHPGYDFGSLIIPARAVGGDFYDVIPLDNQRLCIVIGDVSDKGLPAALFMAVTFSLVRVETGRTSDQRELLQNVNRFLLRMNAQMFVTLLYCVLDYETGRMSYSRAGHLPPIVLEQQGKFVKIPVETGQPLGLFDNPRIDQQQCTIPKGGLALLFSDGLYEAVDAAERQFGLDRVGSLLMAHRHENAEAICDRLWLAVQAYSGEAVHQDDFTTVIVKRTETPSA
- a CDS encoding biotin/lipoyl-binding protein produces the protein MKLKIKLNEAEETVEVVRKGDLLHVTRGAETTTVRLLQEEGAAFLLERVGVENNSAARVRAAGISLDNGRRQLWVNGQLFAYERIPERAAPPEQGADTSLSATIPAIVAQVLVDVGREVRAGDKLILLESMKMVIPIEAPYDGIVTAVNCAAGESVQPGVPLAVLERAARDEDGHGHG